A genome region from Chloroflexota bacterium includes the following:
- a CDS encoding aldehyde dehydrogenase family protein has translation MIEPIQPVSDWQHGVGQVKMIINGESVEAASGKWLSVENPAHKGTAAGQVPKAGAAEVDQAVKAAADAFPGWKNTPARERGKALLKIADAIESCKEDFARLYSIETGNAIATQSRNETMQTADIFRYFGGVASEIKGEVLPLGEQLFSYSRREPLGVVGGIVPWNAPLALGALKISMAITPGNTLVLKPSVEAPLATIKLVELCQRFLPKGVLNIVTGSGSECGEALIHHPMIAKLTFTGSTEVGRNVMRAATERIIPVSLELGGKSPQIVFADANDDATVANVINGMRVVRQGQSCTAGTRLYLHESIFDSFIEKLVTKLRAFKIGEPLDDTTQVGAIVNENQYNTILDYIADGLEQPGAKAVCGGMPPKTLPFTEGYFVEPTVFVGVQNDWRIVREEIFGPVLVVIPWKDEAEVIRMANDSHYGLAAFIYTHDISKALRTAHQIESGFVQVNQGGGIVPGNSYGGFKQSGIGREWSLEGMLEGFTQRKSVTVNLGY, from the coding sequence ATGATTGAACCAATCCAACCCGTATCGGACTGGCAGCACGGTGTCGGTCAAGTCAAGATGATCATCAACGGAGAATCCGTGGAAGCCGCGAGCGGCAAGTGGCTCTCCGTTGAGAATCCGGCACACAAAGGAACCGCCGCCGGGCAAGTTCCCAAAGCCGGTGCCGCCGAAGTTGATCAAGCCGTTAAAGCCGCCGCCGATGCCTTCCCCGGCTGGAAAAACACCCCTGCGCGCGAACGCGGCAAAGCACTGCTCAAGATCGCCGACGCGATTGAAAGCTGCAAGGAAGATTTCGCTCGATTGTATTCGATTGAAACGGGCAACGCCATCGCCACCCAGTCGCGCAATGAGACGATGCAGACGGCGGACATCTTTCGCTACTTTGGCGGCGTTGCCAGCGAGATCAAAGGCGAAGTTCTCCCGCTCGGTGAGCAACTCTTTAGTTATTCGCGCCGCGAACCCCTGGGAGTTGTGGGCGGGATCGTTCCCTGGAATGCGCCACTGGCGCTGGGCGCGCTGAAAATCTCGATGGCAATCACGCCCGGCAACACCCTCGTTCTCAAACCATCTGTAGAAGCGCCTCTCGCGACGATCAAACTGGTCGAACTCTGCCAACGCTTTCTGCCCAAAGGTGTTCTCAATATCGTTACCGGCAGTGGTTCCGAATGTGGCGAAGCGCTGATCCATCATCCGATGATCGCCAAGCTGACCTTCACCGGCTCGACGGAAGTCGGCAGAAACGTCATGCGCGCGGCGACGGAGCGCATCATCCCGGTCTCGCTCGAACTCGGCGGAAAAAGTCCGCAGATTGTTTTTGCGGACGCCAACGATGATGCCACGGTTGCAAACGTGATCAACGGTATGCGCGTCGTGCGTCAAGGACAGTCCTGCACCGCTGGCACTCGGCTTTACCTGCACGAATCCATCTTTGATTCTTTCATCGAAAAGCTCGTGACCAAACTGCGCGCGTTCAAAATCGGCGAGCCGCTGGATGACACGACCCAGGTGGGCGCTATCGTCAACGAAAATCAGTACAACACCATCTTGGACTATATCGCCGATGGTCTCGAACAACCGGGCGCAAAAGCCGTGTGCGGTGGGATGCCGCCAAAAACATTGCCGTTCACGGAAGGGTACTTTGTCGAACCGACGGTTTTTGTTGGTGTGCAGAATGACTGGCGGATCGTTCGAGAAGAGATTTTTGGTCCCGTCCTCGTCGTCATCCCCTGGAAAGACGAAGCCGAGGTCATTCGGATGGCGAACGACAGTCACTATGGCTTGGCGGCGTTCATCTACACTCACGATATTTCCAAAGCGCTGCGCACCGCTCACCAAATCGAATCAGGTTTCGTGCAGGTCAACCAGGGCGGCGGCATCGTCCCCGGCAACTCGTATGGCGGTTTCAAACAGAGCGGTATCGGACGCGAGTGGTCGCTGGAAGGCATGCTCGAGGGTTTCACTCAGCGCAAAAGCGTCACCGTCAACCTGGGTTACTAA
- a CDS encoding 4Fe-4S binding protein, giving the protein MFIDQEKCKGCAKCIPYCPVSAIIAFKRDKAQGIDAHAIIVSDECVECGACYRAKLCATNAIVRDTLPYPRVLRQLFSDPWFSHPGTDIPGRGTEEMKTNEVTGRFWDGYIGIGLEFGRPALGCRLKETEKAFKRLLPLGFVLEPKNPLTQLIADPKTGALKPEVREEKVLSAIVEGIVPLENAERVFQTVKELAEEIDTVFSLDVIGKVTPDGKIPARDAMKEAGFEPSLAGKTNVGLGRPLFKNPQQG; this is encoded by the coding sequence ATGTTCATCGATCAGGAAAAATGCAAAGGATGCGCCAAGTGCATTCCCTATTGCCCAGTGAGTGCGATCATCGCCTTCAAGAGAGATAAAGCCCAGGGGATTGACGCACACGCCATCATCGTGAGCGACGAATGTGTTGAATGTGGCGCGTGCTATCGGGCGAAGTTATGCGCCACAAACGCGATTGTGCGTGATACTCTGCCATATCCGCGAGTTTTGCGGCAGCTCTTCAGCGATCCATGGTTCTCCCACCCCGGCACCGATATTCCGGGCAGGGGTACGGAGGAGATGAAAACGAACGAAGTCACTGGTCGCTTTTGGGATGGCTATATCGGGATCGGATTGGAGTTCGGGCGACCGGCGCTGGGATGTAGATTAAAGGAAACCGAAAAAGCGTTCAAGCGCCTGTTGCCCTTGGGTTTTGTGCTCGAGCCAAAGAATCCCCTCACTCAATTGATCGCCGATCCGAAGACGGGTGCGCTGAAACCCGAAGTGCGGGAAGAAAAAGTTCTCTCGGCAATTGTCGAAGGCATCGTGCCATTAGAGAACGCCGAGCGCGTATTCCAGACAGTCAAAGAACTTGCCGAGGAAATAGACACAGTGTTTAGTCTGGATGTGATCGGCAAGGTAACTCCTGATGGGAAGATCCCCGCGCGCGATGCGATGAAAGAAGCCGGCTTTGAGCCATCGCTTGCCGGCAAGACAAACGTTGGACTGGGACGCCCTCTGTTTAAGAATCCACAACAAGGATAA
- a CDS encoding FadR family transcriptional regulator → MGRVVKKNLADGVIDEIRRMMESGELKVGDKLPNQYELAAKLGVSRPCLREAFHTLALMGVIEQAPGIGTVLRRQVPEMPPNRFALPLVSDAAGTRELIEARRFIEVGMVELAVQKATDAQIQQMGDLVEEMSDAIKSNNLTEYIAKDTAFHHLIAEASNNHFIANVFTDVRNSMDQFITESFSVLPGMSERSLTAHRRIYQAIKYRDREKAIKEMTRHILEVQEAIERYYGAAMKKDLAQQSPKERAKAK, encoded by the coding sequence TTGGGACGCGTTGTCAAAAAAAACTTGGCCGATGGGGTCATTGACGAGATCCGGCGCATGATGGAAAGCGGCGAGCTGAAAGTGGGTGACAAGTTGCCCAATCAGTACGAACTCGCCGCCAAACTGGGTGTTAGCCGCCCCTGTTTGCGCGAAGCGTTCCACACTCTTGCTCTGATGGGTGTGATCGAGCAGGCGCCGGGAATAGGAACTGTGCTGCGGCGGCAAGTTCCTGAAATGCCGCCCAATCGCTTTGCCCTCCCTCTGGTCTCCGATGCGGCAGGAACGCGAGAACTGATCGAGGCGCGCCGATTCATCGAAGTCGGGATGGTGGAGTTGGCGGTCCAAAAAGCGACTGACGCCCAAATCCAACAGATGGGAGACCTGGTCGAGGAAATGTCTGACGCGATCAAGAGTAACAACCTCACCGAATATATCGCAAAGGATACCGCTTTCCATCATCTCATTGCGGAGGCATCCAACAATCATTTCATTGCCAATGTATTTACCGATGTTCGCAATTCCATGGATCAGTTCATTACGGAATCCTTCAGCGTCCTTCCCGGCATGTCCGAGCGATCCTTGACCGCGCATCGGCGAATCTATCAAGCGATCAAATACAGGGATCGGGAAAAGGCAATCAAGGAAATGACCCGCCACATCCTAGAAGTGCAAGAGGCAATCGAACGCTATTACGGCGCGGCGATGAAGAAAGACCTCGCACAACAATCTCCTAAAGAACGAGCAAAAGCCAAGTAA
- the mvaD gene encoding diphosphomevalonate decarboxylase, whose translation MLQKATAEAKSNIAFIKYWGNRDATYRVPLNNSISMNLDHATTTTTVAFNAMLNDDSVTLANEPASVAVRARVIAHLDRIRARAKIETRARVASQNNFPTGTGMASSASAFAALSLAATRAAGLSLNERELSMLARQGSGSACRSIPDGFVEWMAGTEHANSYAVSLAPADFWDLRDVIAIVSTEEKKVGSSDGHNRAQTSHFIDERLRALPLRLQRVRRALFAKDLALLGPALEEDAVELHIIAMTSTPPIYYWSPAMVRVIQAAHAWRAEGLAVYFTLDAGPNVHLICEGKDAEEVVARARQLAEVQQVMMNAPGGPARVVEDHLF comes from the coding sequence ATGTTGCAAAAAGCTACCGCTGAGGCAAAAAGTAACATCGCGTTCATCAAATACTGGGGCAATCGCGATGCAACGTACCGCGTGCCGTTGAACAACTCGATTTCGATGAATCTCGATCACGCGACGACGACGACGACGGTTGCGTTTAACGCGATGCTCAACGACGATTCGGTTACGTTGGCGAATGAACCAGCCAGTGTTGCAGTGCGCGCGCGCGTGATCGCGCATCTCGACCGCATCCGCGCGCGCGCCAAAATCGAAACGCGCGCGCGCGTCGCGTCGCAAAATAATTTTCCGACCGGCACCGGCATGGCATCGAGCGCCAGCGCATTCGCCGCGCTCTCGCTCGCCGCGACGCGCGCCGCCGGTTTGAGCCTGAATGAACGCGAGCTTTCGATGCTGGCGCGGCAAGGGTCCGGCTCAGCGTGCCGTTCGATTCCCGACGGGTTCGTCGAGTGGATGGCGGGCACGGAACACGCGAATTCGTACGCGGTCAGTCTCGCACCGGCGGATTTTTGGGATTTGCGCGATGTGATCGCGATTGTGAGCACGGAGGAGAAAAAAGTTGGGTCGAGCGATGGGCATAATCGCGCACAGACGAGTCATTTCATAGACGAACGCCTCCGCGCGTTGCCGTTGCGTTTGCAACGCGTGCGCCGCGCTCTGTTTGCCAAAGATTTAGCGCTGCTCGGTCCCGCGCTCGAAGAAGACGCAGTCGAGTTGCACATAATCGCGATGACCTCGACCCCGCCGATTTATTATTGGTCGCCCGCGATGGTGCGCGTGATTCAAGCCGCGCACGCGTGGCGCGCGGAGGGACTCGCGGTTTATTTTACGCTCGATGCCGGACCGAACGTGCATTTGATTTGTGAGGGCAAAGACGCGGAGGAGGTCGTTGCACGCGCGCGCCAACTCGCCGAGGTGCAACAGGTAATGATGAACGCGCCGGGCGGACCGGCGCGTGTGGTCGAGGATCATTTGTTTTGA
- the lgt gene encoding prolipoprotein diacylglyceryl transferase, with protein sequence MDFFPSSVAFSIPLPDGGSFPIYWYGIVIVLGALAGAYIASIEAKRRGIDPDHVWNALLAALILGVIGARLYHVISSPTGTNIGFDYYLQNPIEILNFRSGGLGIYGAVAGGILGIYLYARYTKINFLQLVDLAMPGLALGQAIGRWGNFFNQELYGYPTDLAWGIKIDAAHRLPIFSDLDKYPVDTTRFHPTFLYESLLMIAVTIALVVIVRRWQNAKLGDMLLLWGMFYGVVRFLTEFQRPDAWLISGVATAQIIGMIMVVVCGVMLIYRHTGPSKAELAAQRARQRRRQQQSR encoded by the coding sequence GTGGATTTCTTTCCTTCGTCCGTCGCGTTTAGCATTCCGCTTCCCGACGGCGGATCGTTTCCGATTTACTGGTACGGCATTGTGATCGTGCTCGGCGCGCTCGCCGGCGCATACATCGCGAGCATCGAAGCCAAGCGGCGCGGGATAGACCCCGATCACGTGTGGAATGCCTTGCTTGCCGCGTTGATTCTCGGCGTGATCGGCGCGCGTTTGTATCACGTCATCTCATCGCCGACGGGCACGAACATCGGGTTCGACTATTACCTGCAAAACCCGATCGAGATTTTGAACTTTCGCTCCGGCGGCTTGGGCATCTATGGCGCGGTCGCGGGCGGCATCCTGGGTATCTATTTGTATGCGCGGTACACCAAGATCAACTTCCTGCAACTCGTTGATCTCGCGATGCCGGGACTGGCGCTCGGTCAAGCGATAGGACGCTGGGGCAATTTTTTCAACCAAGAATTGTACGGCTACCCGACCGATTTGGCATGGGGCATCAAGATTGATGCCGCACATCGCTTGCCGATTTTCAGCGACCTCGACAAATACCCGGTGGACACGACGCGCTTTCATCCGACGTTTTTGTACGAATCGTTGCTGATGATCGCCGTCACGATTGCCCTGGTCGTGATCGTGCGCCGCTGGCAGAACGCCAAGCTTGGCGATATGCTGTTGCTGTGGGGTATGTTCTACGGCGTAGTACGTTTCCTCACCGAATTTCAACGTCCCGATGCGTGGTTGATTAGCGGCGTAGCGACCGCGCAAATCATCGGCATGATTATGGTGGTGGTCTGTGGTGTGATGTTGATCTATCGTCACACGGGACCCAGCAAGGCGGAACTGGCGGCGCAACGCGCGCGCCAACGCCGACGCCAACAACAATCGCGCTAG
- a CDS encoding vitamin K epoxide reductase family protein — MRDWLNDLRRLQVISAVLALIGLLDSIYLLWTKLTQNLIVCGLGECETVQASPYSSLLGVPVSAIGIAGYATLLALAGWAFFARDDAPVWLTDIRLMCTGVGLFFAVYLSVIELFVLHAICGWCVLQQVAILGILLGLLIERRIERA; from the coding sequence ATGCGCGATTGGTTAAACGACCTCCGCCGATTGCAGGTGATTAGCGCGGTACTGGCGCTCATCGGTTTGCTCGATTCGATTTATTTGTTGTGGACGAAACTAACGCAGAATCTCATCGTGTGCGGACTGGGTGAATGCGAGACCGTCCAGGCAAGTCCGTACTCGTCTCTGCTCGGCGTTCCCGTCTCGGCGATTGGCATCGCGGGATACGCGACCTTGCTCGCGCTCGCGGGGTGGGCGTTCTTCGCGCGCGATGATGCGCCGGTATGGCTCACCGACATTCGCTTGATGTGCACCGGCGTCGGCTTGTTTTTCGCCGTGTATCTCTCGGTGATCGAATTGTTCGTGCTTCACGCGATCTGCGGTTGGTGCGTGTTACAACAGGTCGCGATTCTCGGAATTCTTCTCGGCTTGTTGATCGAGCGACGTATCGAACGCGCGTGA